In a single window of the Nilaparvata lugens isolate BPH chromosome 1, ASM1435652v1, whole genome shotgun sequence genome:
- the LOC111044600 gene encoding CDGSH iron-sulfur domain-containing protein 3, mitochondrial encodes MSLYRIFLKLRSPLAEANSWTPMVLYSSKSHPDMPKNLLEDFYNGHLQKEFGNIYDKKPFKVFLDEKKTYLWCTCGQSKNQPFCDGTHKSPYLKIKLRPVKFAVEKSQDYWLCNCKQTLNRPFCDGTHKKEEIQSKYL; translated from the exons atgagtctatatagaatatttttaaaattgaggtCTCCTTTAGCAGAGGCTAATTCATGGACCCCAATG GTTCTCTATTCATCAAAATCTCATCCTGATATGCCAAAGAATTTACTAGAAGACTTTTACAACGGTCATCTTCAAAAGGAGTTTGGTAATATCTATGATAAAAAGCCGTTCAAAGTGTTTTTGGACGAGAAAAAGACATATCTATGGTGCACTTGTGGGCAAAGCAAAAATCAG CCTTTCTGTGACGGAACACACAAGAGTCCTTACCTCAAGATCAAATTACGCCCAGTAAAGTTCGCCGTAGAAAAAAGTCAAGATTATTGGTTATGTAATTGCAAACAAACGCTCAACCGCCCATTCTGCGATGGAACTCACAAAAAAGAAGAAATACAATCGAAATATCTCTAA